The sequence below is a genomic window from Vibrio spartinae.
GGTTTCTGCCGGAACAACGGTCAGACGGCATCCACGGTCAACCAACATCCGCAAAATATTTCTCTTGGCGCCAAAGTCGTATGCAACGACATGATAAGGGAGCTCACTTTCACTTTTAGCCTGAGGGAGTCCACTTGCCAAAGACCAAGATCCTTGTGTCCACTCATAAGCTTCTTTGGTTGTCACAACTTTGGCTAAATCCATGCCTTTCAGGCCGGGAAACTCTTTCGCTTTTGCAAAAGCAAGTGACTCATCCAAGTTATCACCTGCCATAATACAACCGCTTTGAGCACCTTTCTCACGAAGGATCCGAGTCAATTTTCGTGTGTCGATGTCCGCGATTCCAACGATATTTCGACCCTTCAGATACTCAGATAAACTTTGCTCACTTCTGAAGTTCGACGCAATCAATGGCAAATCACGAATAATGAGTCCTTGGGCATGAATGTCTGAGGATTCTTCATCTTCTGAGTTAGTGCCGGTATTACCAATGTGGGGATAGGTCAGTGTGACGATTTGTTGGGAGTAGGAAGGATCAGTGAGGATTTCTTGGTACCCCGTCATCGAGGTATTAAAAACGACTTCACCAACGGAGACGCCATCTGCGCCAATGGACAGTCCGTGGAACACTGTCCCATCTTCTAGGACTAACAGTGCTGACTTGCTCAAGACAACCTCCAGAATAAAAATGCAAAAAATTTAGATTAAACTGCAAATTTGCCTTCCTTAGTCACTATAGGTTAGGACCATAGTGTATTTCGGACAAATTAGACGCATCTTATAGATATCTGTGATTTGTGTCAATATTCAAAATTTATTAAATGTGTTTTTTACCGTGTTATATAAAAAAACAAAATGAACAGAGTAAAAAGACACATTAAATATGCATTATCAAACGACAAAAGGGAGACATAAGTCAAAAAAGGAGAAATGTATAAAAAGAACTCACAAAAAAAATAAACAAACTAACGCAATCGATAACGGAAGCATTAAAAGATAACTTTTCTTGCCTTTAACACCAATAAATTGTCATGTCTTTTATTATATAAAATAAAAGAGCCCCTCGCATGGCTGATGATAGAGCAAAAGTGAGATTTATAATTTGAGAAGAATCGAATGCGCCGGAGACATCCAGCGCATAATTATGTATTTAAAGTTGATTAAGAGAAAGGACATCCGTCATCGTATAAAAGCCAGCGGGTTTGTCTGATAACCAAATCGCAGCTTTCACGGCACCATTGGCAAAAGTCATCCGGTCAGAAGCTTTATGAGAAATCTCAACTCGCTCACCAAGATCAGCAAACATTGCTGTGTGTTCACCGACAATATCTCCGGCCCGAATCGTCGCGAAGCCTATTTCTTCCCGGCGTCTTTCACCCGTAATACCTTCTCTGGCATAGACAGCGACATCTTTCAGTTCATTGCCCATTGCATGAGCAATCGCCTCTCCCATCCCTAAAGCTGTCCCGGATGGTGCATCCACTTTGTGGCGATGGTGCGCTTCAACGATTTCGATATCACAGTAGCTGCCCATGACCTTGGCGGCCTTTTCCAGTAGTTTGAATACCAAATTCACGCCGACACTATAATTAGGAGCCATGATCACCGGAATCTCTTGTGCAGCCTGATGAATTTGTGCAATTTCAGAATCAGAAAATCCAGTTGTACCAATGACAATACTTTTGCCGTGCTTTTTACATAACGCGATATTTGCCAAGGTGCTCACGGGTGATGTGAAGTCAATAATGACGTCAAATTGATCAATTGCATTTTCCAGATTATCAACCAATGTGACACCAAAGTGCCCCTCACCACATAACTCTCCGATATCGACACCAACCAGTGATGATTCCGGACGCTCAGACCCCACACCGACAGTTGCGACATCATGATGATGTGTAGCTTTGACGAGGTTACGCCCCATGCGACCGGCAGCACCTGCTATTGCAATTTTAACCATTGCTAACTTCTCCATTCTACTCAGATACGAATCGAAAAATTCCATCCGTATTTCATATGTCTTGATTTATTTATCTAAACTAACAACATTCCATCAATGTGGCTAGGCTTGTTCACGCTTCATGGCCTAATATCGCTCTATTGACGCCAGTTCGGCTCAACGGGAAAAGTCATCAATGAGTTGTTCAACGATGGGCTGATTCGCTTCCGGAAATTGATAGTCAGTCAGTGCAGCAATAGAAACCCATTGCCCTTCCTGACCTTCTCTGCCATAAGGCGTGCCGGTAAAATCCGTCACCGAAATAAAGTCAAACACCAGTGACTTCTCCGGATAATCATGAGTCAGATGCTGATATGGATGTTGAACAACAACGTCAATGCCAATCTCTTCGTCTAACTCACGGTG
It includes:
- the carA gene encoding glutamine-hydrolyzing carbamoyl-phosphate synthase small subunit, whose amino-acid sequence is MSKSALLVLEDGTVFHGLSIGADGVSVGEVVFNTSMTGYQEILTDPSYSQQIVTLTYPHIGNTGTNSEDEESSDIHAQGLIIRDLPLIASNFRSEQSLSEYLKGRNIVGIADIDTRKLTRILREKGAQSGCIMAGDNLDESLAFAKAKEFPGLKGMDLAKVVTTKEAYEWTQGSWSLASGLPQAKSESELPYHVVAYDFGAKRNILRMLVDRGCRLTVVPAETPAETVLAMNPDGIFLSNGPGDPEPCTYAIDATKAFLEKGIPLFGICLGHQILALASGAGTIKMKFGHHGANHPVKDIERNVVMITSQNHGFAADETSLPATLKATHKSLFDGSLQGIHRTDKPAFSFQGHPEASPGPHDAAPLFDHFIELIQQHRA
- the dapB gene encoding 4-hydroxy-tetrahydrodipicolinate reductase, translating into MVKIAIAGAAGRMGRNLVKATHHHDVATVGVGSERPESSLVGVDIGELCGEGHFGVTLVDNLENAIDQFDVIIDFTSPVSTLANIALCKKHGKSIVIGTTGFSDSEIAQIHQAAQEIPVIMAPNYSVGVNLVFKLLEKAAKVMGSYCDIEIVEAHHRHKVDAPSGTALGMGEAIAHAMGNELKDVAVYAREGITGERRREEIGFATIRAGDIVGEHTAMFADLGERVEISHKASDRMTFANGAVKAAIWLSDKPAGFYTMTDVLSLNQL
- the mutT gene encoding 8-oxo-dGTP diphosphatase MutT; amino-acid sequence: MKRTHIVAAIIFNQDQSQVYITKRPAHLHKGGFWEFPGGKVESGESIEAAIHRELDEEIGIDVVVQHPYQHLTHDYPEKSLVFDFISVTDFTGTPYGREGQEGQWVSIAALTDYQFPEANQPIVEQLIDDFSR